The following coding sequences are from one Alosa alosa isolate M-15738 ecotype Scorff River chromosome 3, AALO_Geno_1.1, whole genome shotgun sequence window:
- the LOC125292348 gene encoding transmembrane protein 237A-like isoform X2 translates to MGRRQTRDQGSPPMPSQDAGDEMPIAKPKKKKAKKEIIEVDDPDEKSADDGLEMEGLSSRRESESREPLTPEPPPSPPQKKKKKKKAQNLELELDQMELANGDMADQQVDGEEVTKKTKRRKKPKAVEMQFHNELTVEDEELSEPHGSIPQRSLFSAPMGPGFPMGKVFVERNRQFGDRLDLPLPSMQLDEFMEVRTMWSTRDVAMRVHSGFRIIGLFSHGFLAGYAVWNIIVVYVLAGEQLTTLPNLLQQYHPLAYPAQSLLYLLLAISTVSAFDRVNLAKASMALRGLLTMDPAALASLLYFAALILTLSQQMTSDRIHLYPTGNQTLWPPGSEQQLLKPWIVVNLVVALLVGLAWVFISTRPDMDYTEEFLMAMEVEDYRHDDKLDIPT, encoded by the exons ATGGGGAGAAGACAGACg cGTGATCAAGGATCGCCCCCCATGCccag CCAAGACGCAGGAG ACGAGATGCCCATTGCCAaacccaaaaaaaagaaagccaaaaaggAAATCATCGAAGTGGATGACCCTGACGAGAAGA gtGCGGATGATGGGCTGGAGATGGAGGGCTTGTCCAGCCGGCGTGAGTCGGAGAGCAGGGAGCCCCTGACCCCTGAGCCGCCCCCCAGTCCaccacagaagaagaagaagaaaaagaaggcaCAGAATCTCG AGCTGGAGCTGGACCAGATGGAGCTGGCCAATGGGGACATGGCTGACCAGCAGGTGGACGGGGAGGAGGTCACCAAGAAAACCAAGAGGAGGAA gaAGCCGAAGGCGGTGGAGATGCAGTTCCATAACGAGTTGACGGTGGAGGACGAGGAGCTGTCGGAGCCGCACGGGTCCATCCCCCAGCGCTCCCTCTTCTCCGCTCCCATGGGGCCCGGCTTCCCCATGGGCAAGGTGTTCGTCGAGAGGAACC gCCAGTTTGGTGACCGCCTGGACCTTCCCCTGCCCAGCATGCAGCTGGACGAGTTCATGGAGGTCAGGACCATGTGGTCCACGCGGGACGTGGCCATGAGGGTGCACAGCGGCTTCAG GATCATTGGTCTGTTCTCCCACGGGTTCCTGGCTGGCTATGCGGTGTGGAACATCATAGTGGTGTACGTGCTGGCAGGGGAACAGCTCACCACCCTCcccaacctgctgcagcagtaCCATCCCCTGGCCTACCCTGCCCAGTCCCTACTCTACCTGCTGCTCGCCATCAGCACCGTGTCTGCGTTCGAcag ggTGAATCTGGCCAAGGCCTCTATGGCCCTGAGGGGGCTGCTCACCATGGACCCAGCAGCCCTGGCCTCCCTTT TGTACTTTGCAGCTCTCATCTTGACTCTGAGTCAGCAGATGACCAGTGATCGCATCCATCTCTACCCTACTGGCAATCAGACACTCTG GCCCCCTGGTTCGGAGCAGCAGCTGCTGAAGCCCTGGATCGTGGTGAACCTGGTGGTGGCTCTGCTGGTGGGGTTGGCCTGGGTCTTCATCTCCACACGGCCCGACATGGACTACACAGAGG AGTTCCTGATGGCGATGGAGGTTGAGGACTATAGACATGATGACAAACTGGACATCCCCACCTGA
- the LOC125292341 gene encoding zinc-binding protein A33-like, which produces MASKTEEDYCCPVCCDIYKDPAIMSCSHSVCKVCLQQFWKTKGSRECPVCRRKSSKDYPPPNLALRNLCEAFLEERSQRASAGSEVLCSLHSEKLKLFCLEDKQPVCFVCQASKKHKNHTFSPIDEAAQDRKEELKIQLQPLQKKLETFEEVKLICDQTAAHIKTQAQHTEKQIKEEFENLHQFLRDEEAARIAALREEEEQKSQMMKEKIEKMSREISSLSDTIRAIEEKMGADDITFLQIYKSTVERAQCTLQDPERVSGALINVAKHLGNLKFRVWEKMQGVVQYTPVTLDPNTAHPQLILSEDLTSVRLGDEKQQLPDNPERFDMYASVLGSEGFNSGTHCWDVEVGENTRWNVGVKAESAQRKGAYGYVSGEWCVWYKDGEYGAWAPPQPSTLLTVQQKLQRIRVQLDWDRGELSFSDPDNNTHLHTLTHTFTERVFPYFNTGEFPLSIVAVKASMSVEQSS; this is translated from the exons ATGGCTTCAAAGACAGAGGAGGATTACTGCTGTCCTGTGTGCTGTGACATCTACAAGGATCCTGCCATCATGTCGTGTagtcacagtgtgtgtaaaGTCTGTCTGCAGCAGTTCTGGAAAACCAAAGGGTCCAGAGAGTGTCCAGTCTGCAGGAGGAAATCTTCTAAGGATTACCCGCCCCCAAATCTGGCTCTAAGGAACCTGTGTGAGGCGTTCCTAGAGGAGAGAAGTCAGAGAGCTTCAGCAGGGTCTGAGGTGCTCTGCAGTCTGCACAGTGAGAAACTCAAGCTCTTCTGTCTGGAGGATAAACagcctgtgtgttttgtgtgtcaggCATCTAAGAAACATAAAAATCACACATTTAGTCCCATAGATGAAGCAGCACAGGACCGTAAG GAGGAGCTCAAGATCCAACTGCAGCCCTTACAGAAGAAACTGGAGACCTTTGAAGAAGTTAAACTCATCTGTGACCAAACAGCAGCACATATTAAG acTCAGGCccaacacacagagaagcaaatCAAGGAGGAGTTTGAGAATCTTCACCAGTTTCTACGAGATGAAGAGGCAGCCAGGATAGCTGcactgagggaggaagaggagcagaagagtCAGATGATGAAGGAGAAGATTGAGAAGATGAGCAGAGAGATCTCATCTCTTTCAGACACTATCAGAGCCATAGAAGAGAAGATGGgagctgatgacatcacattcCTGCAG ATCTACAAGAGCACAGTGGAAAG AGCCCAGTGCACACTTCAGGATCCAGAGAGGGTTTCAGGAGCTCTGATCAATGTGGCAAAGCACCTGGGCAACCTGAAGTTCAGAGTCTGGGAGAAGATGCAGGGTGTGGTTCAGTACa ctcCTGTGACTCTGGATCCCAACACTGCACACCCACAACTCATCCTGTCTGAGGATCTGACCAGTGTGAGACTTGGTGATGAGAAGCAGCAGCTTCCTGATAACCCAGAGAGATTTGATATGTATGCCAGTGTCCTGGGCTCTGAGGGCTTTAACTCAGGGACTCACTGCTGGGATGTGGAGGTTGGAGAGAACACACGGTGGAATGTGGGTGTGAAGGCAGAGTCAGCCCAGAGGAAGGGAGCATATGGCTATGTGAgtggagagtggtgtgtgtggtataaAGATGGTGAATATGGAGCATGGGCTCCACCACAGCCCTCCACTCTCCTCACAGTGCAGCAGAAACTCCAGAGGATCAGAGTGCAGCTGGACTGGGACAGAGGAGAGCTGTCATTCTCTGACCCTGATaataacacacacctacacactctcacacacactttcactgagaGAGTGTTTCCATACTTTAATACTGGTGAATTTCCTCTGAGTATTGTAGCAGTGAAGGCCTCTATGTCAGTGGAGCAGTCCAGTTAG
- the LOC125292346 gene encoding nuclear factor 7, ovary-like: protein MASSFSEEDFSCPVCFGVFKNPVMLTCSHSFCESCVRRCWEASGSRECPACRNPSHDLPRPNLVLKKLCEKFLQQMKALAEMCQLHNKKLEFFCWDDEQPICVMCRDAETHSNHRLCPIEKLSCKRKSQAKDVEEGIEGVLNDFLGFLERTKRDKMRALKVEKRSKILMVEETKKRADREISSLTSTLESTEEAMGADITTFLRDYEETEGRIQCTLQDPESVSGALIDVPKHLGNLRLSVWEEMQNLVTYFPILLNPNTASKHGIVCPDLIELGAPDPATAAAAVANGNNPDNFPDHPGRFDFRNTVLGSEGFDSGTHCLEVEVGDSTEWCVGVMAESAQRKGDFTSRSGVCYLARWGERHEACCPPNRPVAVAVDRLWRVRVQLDWGRGELSFSSPWDPDVHLHTFTHTFTERVFPVCSGDKRLSIAPGDVSVKLQTILSG, encoded by the exons ATGGCGTCGAGTTTCTCCGAGGAGGATTTCTCCTGCCCTGTGTGCTTTGGTGTCTTCAAGAACCCTGTCATGCTAACATGCAGTCACAGCTTCTGTGAATCCTGTGTGAGGCGGTGCTGGGAGGCCAGTGGATCCAGAGAGTGTCCAGCCTGCCGAAACCCATCTCATGACCTCCCTCGACCTAACCTGGTTTTGAAAAAGTTATGCGAGAAATTTTTACAGCAGATGAAGGCTTTAGCTGAGATGTGTCAATTACACAATAAGAAACTGGAGTTCTTCTGTTGGGATGATGAACAACCAATTTGTGTTATGTGTCGAGATGCGGAGACACACTCAAACCACAGACTTTGTCCCATAGAGAAGTTATCCTGTAAGCGAAAG TCTCAGGCCAAAGATGTTGAGGAGGGCATCGAGGGGGTGTTGAACGACTTCTTAGGCTTTCTGGAGCGGACTAAGAGGGACAAGATGCGTGCACTCAAGGTGGAAAAGAGATCGAAAATTCTGATGGTTGAAGAGACGAAGAAGAGGGCAGACAGGGAGATCTCATCCCTCACTTCCACTTTAGAGTCCACAGAGGAGGCGATGGGGGCTGACATAACCACATTTCTTCGG GACTACGAGGAGACAGAGGGAAG AATTCAGTGCACACTGCAGGATCCAGAGAGTGTTTCAGGAGCTCTGATTGACGTTCCAAAGCACCTGGGCAACCTAAGGTTGAGTGTTTGGGAGGAGATGCAGAATTTGGTTACGTATT TTCCAATCCTACTGAATCCAAACACTGCCAGCAAACATGGCATCGTGTGTCCAGATCTGATAGAACTGGGTGCTCCTGAtcctgccactgctgctgccgctgttgCCAACGGCAACAACCCCGACAACTTCCCAGACCACCCCGGGAGGTTTGATTTCAGGAACACCGTCCTGGGCTCCGAGGGGTTCGACTCGGGGACTCACTGCTTGGAGGTGGAGGTTGGGGACAGTACGGAGTGGTGCGTGGGCGTGATGGCCGAGTCTGCCCAGAGGAAGGGAGACTTCACCTCCAGGAGCGGCGTCTGTTATCTGGCTCGCTGGGGGGAGAGGCACGAGGCCTGCTGTCCTCCGAACAGGCCGGTAGCCGTCGCAGTGGACCGGCTGTGGAGGGTCAGAGTGCAGCTGGactgggggagaggagagctgtcGTTCTCTAGCCCCTGGGACCCCGACGTACAcctacacacgttcacacacactttcactgagaGAGTGTTTCCGGTGTGCTCAGGTGATAAACGTCTCTCAATAGCGCCAGGAGATGTTTCTGTAAAACTACAGACTATCTTGTCCGGATAA
- the LOC125292348 gene encoding transmembrane protein 237A-like isoform X1 yields the protein MGRRQTRDQGSPPMPSQDAGDEMPIAKPKKKKAKKEIIEVDDPDEKSADDGLEMEGLSSRRESESREPLTPEPPPSPPQKKKKKKKAQNLELELDQMELANGDMADQQVDGEEVTKKTKRRKKPKAVEMQFHNELTVEDEELSEPHGSIPQRSLFSAPMGPGFPMGKVFVERNRQFGDRLDLPLPSMQLDEFMEVRTMWSTRDVAMRVHSGFRIIGLFSHGFLAGYAVCVCVCVCVMLFVYNAALRCRIIGLFSHGFLAGYAVWNIIVVYVLAGEQLTTLPNLLQQYHPLAYPAQSLLYLLLAISTVSAFDRVNLAKASMALRGLLTMDPAALASLLYFAALILTLSQQMTSDRIHLYPTGNQTLWPPGSEQQLLKPWIVVNLVVALLVGLAWVFISTRPDMDYTEEFLMAMEVEDYRHDDKLDIPT from the exons ATGGGGAGAAGACAGACg cGTGATCAAGGATCGCCCCCCATGCccag CCAAGACGCAGGAG ACGAGATGCCCATTGCCAaacccaaaaaaaagaaagccaaaaaggAAATCATCGAAGTGGATGACCCTGACGAGAAGA gtGCGGATGATGGGCTGGAGATGGAGGGCTTGTCCAGCCGGCGTGAGTCGGAGAGCAGGGAGCCCCTGACCCCTGAGCCGCCCCCCAGTCCaccacagaagaagaagaagaaaaagaaggcaCAGAATCTCG AGCTGGAGCTGGACCAGATGGAGCTGGCCAATGGGGACATGGCTGACCAGCAGGTGGACGGGGAGGAGGTCACCAAGAAAACCAAGAGGAGGAA gaAGCCGAAGGCGGTGGAGATGCAGTTCCATAACGAGTTGACGGTGGAGGACGAGGAGCTGTCGGAGCCGCACGGGTCCATCCCCCAGCGCTCCCTCTTCTCCGCTCCCATGGGGCCCGGCTTCCCCATGGGCAAGGTGTTCGTCGAGAGGAACC gCCAGTTTGGTGACCGCCTGGACCTTCCCCTGCCCAGCATGCAGCTGGACGAGTTCATGGAGGTCAGGACCATGTGGTCCACGCGGGACGTGGCCATGAGGGTGCACAGCGGCTTCAG GATCATTGGTCTGTTCTCCCACGGGTTCCTGGCTGGCTAtgcggtgtgcgtgtgtgtgtgtgtgtgtgtaatgctgttTGTATACAATGCTGCGTTGCGCTGCAGGATCATTGGTCTGTTCTCCCACGGGTTCCTGGCTGGCTATGCGGTGTGGAACATCATAGTGGTGTACGTGCTGGCAGGGGAACAGCTCACCACCCTCcccaacctgctgcagcagtaCCATCCCCTGGCCTACCCTGCCCAGTCCCTACTCTACCTGCTGCTCGCCATCAGCACCGTGTCTGCGTTCGAcag ggTGAATCTGGCCAAGGCCTCTATGGCCCTGAGGGGGCTGCTCACCATGGACCCAGCAGCCCTGGCCTCCCTTT TGTACTTTGCAGCTCTCATCTTGACTCTGAGTCAGCAGATGACCAGTGATCGCATCCATCTCTACCCTACTGGCAATCAGACACTCTG GCCCCCTGGTTCGGAGCAGCAGCTGCTGAAGCCCTGGATCGTGGTGAACCTGGTGGTGGCTCTGCTGGTGGGGTTGGCCTGGGTCTTCATCTCCACACGGCCCGACATGGACTACACAGAGG AGTTCCTGATGGCGATGGAGGTTGAGGACTATAGACATGATGACAAACTGGACATCCCCACCTGA